The Bacillota bacterium sequence GTGATCCTCCCTCCCGGCCTGATCATCCCGGGCCTGGACGACAGCAAAAAGCTCACCCCCGCCCGCCGGGAAGAGCTGGCGGCCCTGGTGAAGGCCCGGGCGGTAGCCTGGGCACTGGGTGTGGTAGAGGTGGAGTACATAGACAGGGAAGGGATCCTGGCTGCCACGTACCGGGCCATGCAGCAGGCCCTGGCCGGTCTTTCTCTCCGTCCGTCCTACCTGCTGGTGGACGGGGGTGTACTGCCGGGCGTCGGCCTGCCCCAGTGGGGGGTCGTACGGGGTGATTGCCTGTGCTGCTCGGTGGCGGCGGCTTCTGTGCTGGCCAAGGTACACCGGGATGCCATCATGCTGGAGATGGACGCCCGTTATCCGGGCTACGGGTTCGCCAGGCACAAGGGATACGCCACCAGGGTGCATTGGGAGGCCCTGGCCCGGCTGGGGCCCTCGCCGTGTCATCGGCTGAGTTTTCTCTCCTCCCGGTACCCGGTCGGGAGAGAAGAAGGGGAGTGCTGTCCTTGAAAGAGAAGAGAGCGGGGGATGCCACCCTGAAGTGGGGCGTGGACTGCCACGTGCACAGCTCCTGT is a genomic window containing:
- a CDS encoding ribonuclease HII, which produces MAPDYSFEMALSGGRGLVAGMDEAGRGPLAGPVVAAAVILPPGLIIPGLDDSKKLTPARREELAALVKARAVAWALGVVEVEYIDREGILAATYRAMQQALAGLSLRPSYLLVDGGVLPGVGLPQWGVVRGDCLCCSVAAASVLAKVHRDAIMLEMDARYPGYGFARHKGYATRVHWEALARLGPSPCHRLSFLSSRYPVGREEGECCP